The following coding sequences are from one Paenibacillus tundrae window:
- a CDS encoding heptaprenyl diphosphate synthase component 1, which translates to MNSYRVPQLAKKYTDYDMIRQHTEIPPFPDSRARLLQVFVSRTDEKQHDEIYALATSLVQLAMDTHDRIDTLSGARREQEMRSRQLNVLAGDYFSSRFYQLLAHANRIEMIGKLSGAVAEVNVGKMSLYERMKKLVVSPDEYLRETVQLKMQLFLSFTDIIREKDQSIWKHLLAEFSTCENIVAELQKLNDEKSFVYSYAFWSINEQGSDEERKVLRQPEPDMRAWAGLVLKYRIGEILLDKLRNSTHRIQQLLQDKVEGESLHEVQTILEPYLTYLQPSHAVVRED; encoded by the coding sequence ATGAATTCATATCGCGTACCCCAACTAGCAAAAAAATATACGGATTACGACATGATTCGACAACATACGGAAATACCACCGTTTCCGGATAGCCGAGCGCGTCTGTTGCAGGTGTTTGTGAGCCGCACAGATGAGAAGCAGCATGATGAAATTTATGCTCTAGCTACCTCGCTCGTTCAGTTGGCCATGGATACGCATGATCGTATTGATACTTTATCCGGAGCACGTAGAGAACAGGAGATGCGATCTCGTCAGTTGAATGTGCTCGCTGGCGATTATTTCAGTAGTCGATTCTATCAATTGCTTGCCCATGCCAACCGGATCGAAATGATTGGTAAACTTAGTGGTGCAGTCGCTGAGGTTAACGTGGGTAAGATGTCATTATATGAACGTATGAAGAAGCTCGTCGTTTCGCCTGATGAATACTTACGTGAAACGGTACAGCTGAAAATGCAGCTGTTTCTTTCTTTTACAGACATAATCAGAGAAAAGGATCAGTCGATCTGGAAGCATCTGCTTGCGGAATTTAGCACTTGTGAGAACATTGTGGCAGAATTGCAGAAGCTAAATGATGAGAAAAGCTTTGTTTACAGTTATGCCTTCTGGAGTATCAATGAGCAGGGCAGTGATGAGGAACGGAAGGTTCTTCGTCAACCTGAGCCAGATATGCGTGCGTGGGCTGGACTGGTTTTGAAGTATCGAATTGGTGAAATCTTGCTGGACAAGCTTCGTAATAGCACACACCGCATACAGCAATTATTGCAAGACAAGGTGGAGGGTGAAAGTTTGCATGAAGTGCAGACGATTTTGGAACCTTACCTCACCTATTTGCAGCCTTCACATGCGGTAGTTAGGGAAGATTGA
- the mtrB gene encoding trp RNA-binding attenuation protein MtrB, translating to MDHPTGSDYIVIRAEENGVQVIGLTRGQDTRFHHTEKLDKGEVMFAQFTNHTSAIKIRGKATLITKHGEIQSE from the coding sequence ATGGACCATCCAACCGGCAGTGATTATATTGTCATTCGAGCGGAAGAGAACGGTGTACAGGTAATCGGCTTAACTCGGGGCCAGGACACGCGTTTTCACCATACAGAGAAGCTCGACAAGGGAGAAGTAATGTTTGCTCAATTCACGAATCATACTTCTGCTATCAAAATCCGGGGCAAAGCTACGCTGATTACCAAGCATGGTGAAATTCAGTCCGAATAA
- a CDS encoding HU family DNA-binding protein: MNKSDLITHVSEATELSKKDVTKAVDAVFEAISEALQSGDKVQLVGFGNFEVRERSARKGRNPQTGEEIEIPASKIPAFKPGKALKDGIK; the protein is encoded by the coding sequence ATGAATAAATCAGACTTGATTACACACGTGTCTGAAGCTACTGAACTGTCCAAAAAGGATGTAACGAAAGCGGTTGATGCCGTGTTCGAAGCAATCTCTGAGGCTCTTCAAAGCGGAGACAAAGTACAATTGGTTGGTTTTGGGAACTTCGAAGTTCGCGAACGTTCTGCTCGTAAAGGACGTAACCCGCAAACAGGTGAAGAAATCGAAATTCCTGCGAGCAAAATTCCTGCATTCAAACCAGGTAAAGCGCTCAAAGACGGAATTAAATAA
- a CDS encoding ABC transporter permease, with product MKDKSLDFAFRYGAIIVIIGVIAFFGIKLPYFFTYSNLTDILGSISIVTFVAIGVTLSLIVDGFDLSVGATVSLTTVVTASLMIWYQQPLAVVIIVPLVIGAVIGLLNALLIVKLRIPDLLATLAMMYIIGGIHKTYAQGYTIYNHMQFPDGSKAAGEMDPTFLQIGQGKWLGMPISVILLLIAVIGVHIFLTYTKYGRQMYITGGNEEAARLSGIKVKKVRTLAYVAAGVFAAIGGIIYASKVGSGQIDAGSPLLMESVAAVFVGFSVFGAGKPNVIGTFIGSVLIGVLVNGLTMMNVQYFTHDIVKGGVLVLALAVTFYVLNRNRT from the coding sequence ATGAAGGACAAATCATTAGATTTTGCGTTCCGTTACGGAGCAATTATCGTTATTATTGGTGTTATTGCATTTTTCGGCATTAAATTGCCTTATTTCTTTACGTACAGCAACTTAACCGATATTCTAGGTTCCATCTCGATCGTGACGTTCGTGGCGATTGGTGTCACATTATCTCTAATTGTGGATGGATTCGACCTTTCTGTTGGCGCAACTGTATCACTAACGACGGTGGTTACTGCCTCTTTGATGATCTGGTACCAACAACCGTTAGCCGTTGTTATCATCGTTCCGCTGGTGATCGGCGCTGTCATTGGTCTTCTTAATGCACTGCTTATTGTGAAACTCCGTATCCCTGATCTACTGGCTACACTAGCCATGATGTATATCATCGGCGGGATTCACAAAACGTACGCACAAGGCTATACCATCTATAACCACATGCAATTTCCGGATGGAAGCAAAGCTGCGGGGGAGATGGACCCAACGTTTTTGCAGATTGGACAGGGAAAATGGCTAGGGATGCCGATTTCGGTTATCCTTTTGCTCATTGCGGTAATCGGCGTTCACATCTTTTTAACGTATACGAAGTATGGTCGTCAAATGTACATTACGGGGGGGAATGAAGAGGCTGCTAGATTGTCTGGAATCAAGGTGAAAAAGGTAAGAACACTCGCCTATGTGGCAGCAGGTGTGTTTGCTGCAATCGGTGGTATTATCTATGCATCCAAGGTTGGTTCCGGTCAGATTGATGCTGGTTCTCCGTTGTTAATGGAATCCGTAGCGGCTGTATTTGTAGGGTTCTCTGTGTTTGGTGCGGGGAAACCAAACGTGATTGGAACATTTATAGGTTCGGTTTTAATTGGTGTATTGGTCAATGGTTTGACGATGATGAATGTACAGTATTTTACACACGATATTGTAAAAGGTGGCGTTCTTGTCCTGGCCTTGGCCGTTACATTTTACGTGTTAAACCGCAACCGCACTTGA
- a CDS encoding sugar ABC transporter ATP-binding protein: MTTASILLTMEHIHKQFAGVPALKDVNFAVKGGEIHALLGANGAGKSTLMKILSGAYPLDQGSINLNGQILRLNSPGDAKSQGIHCVYQEVDAALVPQLTAAENIMLDQLASSAGGWWKSPRKLQQRASEVLRQLGADISVHKKVADLTLAEKQMILLARILVQEAKVIIFDEPTAPLSQEETDAFFRIVHLLKDRGVACIFITHRLVEVTSHCDRVTVMRDGQHVFTGDTNGLTINDLVTQMLGKSFDEEFPKTEAPIGDLLLEARGLRRGLKVKGVDLSVHRGEVLAVVGLVGAGKTECSRLLIGADRLEAGEIRLNNNKLRMAEPADAAALGIVSVPEERRKQGVLIHENVERNLSLPLLSRLSRLGFVSRKREKENAESLIQQLGIKTSSVRQEVKYLSGGNQQKVAIGKWLNAEADVFIFDEPTKGVDIGAKSDIFRIINQLALAGKAVIYFTCELDEGLGIGDRIAVMCEGEIVKEFKRGETNQEQLLYYASGGQEVQA, encoded by the coding sequence ATGACAACGGCATCTATTCTGCTGACAATGGAACATATCCATAAACAGTTTGCTGGCGTTCCTGCACTTAAAGATGTGAATTTCGCTGTAAAAGGTGGAGAGATTCATGCACTTCTTGGAGCTAATGGAGCCGGAAAGAGTACATTAATGAAGATTCTTTCCGGTGCTTATCCGCTAGATCAGGGCTCGATTAACCTGAACGGCCAGATCCTACGCTTGAACTCTCCTGGTGATGCCAAAAGCCAGGGGATCCACTGTGTGTATCAAGAAGTGGATGCAGCCCTAGTGCCTCAATTAACCGCAGCAGAGAATATTATGTTAGATCAACTTGCCTCTTCTGCTGGGGGATGGTGGAAGAGTCCGCGAAAACTGCAGCAGCGCGCTAGCGAGGTGTTGAGGCAATTGGGAGCAGACATTTCTGTGCACAAGAAAGTGGCCGACCTTACACTTGCGGAGAAACAGATGATTTTGCTCGCGCGTATCTTGGTTCAAGAAGCCAAGGTTATTATTTTTGACGAGCCGACTGCCCCCCTTAGTCAGGAAGAGACGGATGCATTTTTTCGTATCGTGCATTTGCTGAAGGATCGCGGAGTCGCATGTATTTTCATTACTCACCGCCTTGTTGAAGTCACGAGTCATTGTGATCGAGTGACGGTGATGAGAGATGGTCAGCATGTGTTTACGGGGGATACCAATGGATTGACGATTAACGATCTGGTTACTCAGATGTTGGGTAAGTCCTTTGATGAAGAATTTCCTAAGACTGAGGCACCAATCGGTGATCTGTTGCTTGAAGCGCGTGGACTCCGTCGTGGGCTGAAGGTTAAAGGCGTTGATCTATCTGTACACCGCGGTGAGGTGCTTGCTGTGGTAGGTCTTGTAGGTGCAGGCAAGACGGAATGTTCACGTCTCTTAATTGGAGCAGATCGGCTGGAGGCAGGCGAGATACGGTTGAACAATAACAAGCTTAGGATGGCTGAACCTGCTGATGCTGCGGCACTGGGAATCGTCTCTGTGCCTGAAGAACGTCGTAAGCAGGGTGTCCTGATTCATGAGAATGTTGAACGCAACTTAAGCTTACCGTTGCTTAGCAGGTTAAGTCGGCTTGGTTTTGTGAGTCGTAAAAGGGAAAAGGAGAACGCGGAATCATTAATTCAGCAACTTGGTATTAAGACCTCTTCTGTTCGTCAGGAGGTTAAGTATTTAAGTGGCGGTAACCAGCAGAAGGTAGCCATTGGCAAATGGCTAAACGCGGAGGCCGATGTATTTATATTTGATGAGCCAACAAAAGGGGTAGACATCGGAGCTAAAAGTGATATTTTTCGGATCATTAACCAACTTGCTCTTGCAGGAAAAGCAGTTATTTATTTCACATGCGAATTGGATGAAGGACTTGGCATTGGAGACCGGATTGCTGTGATGTGTGAAGGTGAGATTGTAAAGGAATTCAAACGAGGCGAAACTAACCAAGAACAGCTGCTATATTATGCAAGCGGTGGACAAGAGGTGCAAGCATGA
- a CDS encoding sugar ABC transporter substrate-binding protein: MKRKATKWVWLSVLLVFTLALSACGIKKEPAATPASGAEDKPATEAVTGPLSGKRVALIMEFNTGTFSQQYVQGVREEIEKFGGTLTTFVADNDKAKMVSLLDSAINQKFDAILTDHGDSLLEPGVKKAVEQNIPVVVFDADISVPGATVLSQDDQKMAELTLEQMKKDINGQGNIVKVWVAGFAPMERRQISYAKFMNENPHIKEIATFGSAQNPALDTQAKMEAILKQYPKGEITAVWTAWDEFAKGAARAIQQAGRDEIKVYGIDMSDEDLQMIQDPKNPWVASAAVDPTDIGRVQVRYAYQKINGDETEDAVVLNPVYVQREALPEKQISTSELSEYVEGWGGSTQGIKDWMKDYGITAK; encoded by the coding sequence ATGAAGAGAAAAGCTACGAAATGGGTTTGGTTAAGTGTACTGCTCGTGTTTACATTGGCACTGTCCGCATGCGGAATCAAAAAAGAGCCAGCAGCAACACCAGCTTCTGGAGCGGAGGACAAGCCTGCGACTGAAGCAGTCACTGGCCCGCTAAGTGGTAAACGGGTTGCTCTGATTATGGAATTCAACACAGGTACATTCTCACAACAATACGTACAAGGTGTTCGGGAAGAAATTGAAAAATTCGGCGGCACGCTGACGACGTTTGTTGCCGATAACGATAAAGCGAAAATGGTATCATTGCTCGATAGTGCGATTAACCAAAAGTTTGATGCCATTCTGACGGATCATGGTGATTCGTTGCTTGAACCAGGTGTCAAAAAGGCTGTAGAACAAAACATTCCAGTTGTTGTATTTGATGCGGATATTAGCGTTCCAGGTGCTACAGTGCTGTCTCAGGATGATCAGAAGATGGCTGAGCTCACATTAGAACAAATGAAAAAGGACATCAACGGTCAAGGCAATATTGTTAAAGTATGGGTAGCTGGATTTGCACCGATGGAACGCCGTCAAATATCTTACGCTAAGTTCATGAATGAAAATCCTCACATTAAAGAAATTGCTACATTTGGCTCAGCTCAAAATCCAGCGCTTGACACTCAAGCAAAAATGGAAGCCATTCTGAAGCAATATCCAAAAGGTGAAATTACAGCAGTGTGGACAGCATGGGATGAATTTGCTAAAGGTGCAGCACGTGCAATTCAACAAGCTGGTCGCGATGAAATTAAAGTTTATGGTATCGATATGAGTGATGAGGACTTGCAAATGATCCAAGACCCTAAAAATCCATGGGTTGCATCCGCAGCAGTTGATCCAACGGACATTGGACGAGTACAAGTTCGATACGCTTACCAGAAGATTAATGGTGACGAGACAGAGGATGCAGTGGTGCTCAATCCGGTTTATGTACAACGTGAAGCATTGCCTGAGAAACAAATTTCTACTTCGGAGCTGTCAGAGTATGTAGAAGGCTGGGGTGGAAGTACGCAGGGTATCAAGGATTGGATGAAGGATTACGGCATTACTGCCAAATAA
- the spoIVA gene encoding stage IV sporulation protein A, with translation MEKVDIFKDIAERTGGDIYLGVVGAVRTGKSTFIKRFMETIVLPNIASEADRARAVDELPQSAAGKTIMTTEPKFVPNNAVQIKVAEGLDVNVRLVDCVGYAVEGAKGYEDENGPRMISTPWFDEPIPFQEAAEIGTRKVIQEHSTLGVVVTTDGTIAEIARSSYVESEERVIAELKEVGKPFVLVINSTRPRSEEALQLRNELAAKYDIPVMTLSAATMTEDDVTGVLREVLYEFPVHEVNVNLPSWVMVLNDTHWLRSNYENSVRDTVKDIRRLRDVDRVVAQFMEYEFIDRAGLSGMNMGQGVAEIDLYAPDELYDQILVEVVGIEIRGKDHLLQLMQEFSHAKREYDRFAEALEMVKTTGYGIAAPSLAEMALDEPELIRQGTKFGVRLKATAPSIHMIRVDVESEFAPIIGTEKQSEELVRYLMQDFENDPIKVWDSDMFGRSLHSIVREGIQGKIAMMPDNARYKLQETLGRIINEGSGGLIAIIL, from the coding sequence TTGGAGAAAGTAGACATTTTTAAGGACATTGCTGAGCGGACCGGAGGGGATATCTATCTCGGGGTTGTCGGCGCAGTCCGGACGGGGAAATCAACATTTATTAAACGATTCATGGAAACAATCGTACTGCCTAACATCGCAAGTGAGGCTGATCGTGCCCGTGCAGTGGATGAACTTCCACAGAGTGCAGCAGGTAAAACGATCATGACCACCGAGCCGAAATTTGTACCAAATAACGCAGTTCAGATCAAAGTCGCCGAAGGATTGGATGTCAATGTACGTCTTGTGGACTGTGTAGGTTACGCTGTAGAGGGAGCTAAGGGATACGAGGATGAGAATGGCCCACGTATGATCTCTACACCTTGGTTCGATGAGCCAATTCCGTTCCAGGAAGCGGCAGAGATTGGCACACGGAAAGTTATCCAGGAACATTCTACACTGGGCGTTGTTGTTACAACAGATGGTACAATCGCTGAGATTGCACGGAGTTCCTATGTAGAGTCCGAAGAGCGTGTTATTGCTGAACTGAAGGAAGTGGGTAAGCCGTTTGTGCTCGTCATCAACTCTACTCGTCCGCGCAGTGAAGAGGCACTTCAATTGCGTAACGAGCTTGCAGCGAAATACGACATTCCAGTGATGACGCTGAGTGCAGCGACAATGACGGAAGACGATGTGACAGGTGTTCTTCGTGAAGTATTGTATGAATTCCCAGTACATGAGGTGAATGTGAATTTACCGAGCTGGGTTATGGTACTGAATGATACACACTGGTTGCGTAGCAACTATGAAAATTCTGTCCGTGACACTGTGAAGGATATTCGTCGACTGCGTGATGTGGATCGAGTAGTAGCTCAGTTCATGGAATACGAATTCATTGACCGCGCTGGACTGAGCGGAATGAATATGGGTCAGGGTGTAGCTGAGATTGATCTGTATGCGCCGGATGAGTTGTATGATCAGATCCTCGTGGAAGTTGTGGGGATCGAGATTCGAGGCAAAGATCATCTGTTACAACTGATGCAAGAGTTCTCTCATGCCAAAAGAGAGTATGATCGCTTCGCTGAGGCACTGGAGATGGTCAAAACGACCGGCTACGGCATTGCGGCACCTTCTCTGGCTGAGATGGCGTTGGATGAACCTGAACTGATTCGTCAAGGGACTAAATTCGGAGTTCGCTTAAAGGCAACCGCACCTTCGATCCATATGATTAGAGTCGATGTGGAGTCTGAATTCGCACCTATTATCGGTACGGAGAAACAGAGCGAGGAACTGGTGAGATACCTGATGCAGGACTTCGAAAATGATCCGATCAAGGTATGGGATTCAGATATGTTCGGACGTTCATTGCATTCTATTGTGAGAGAAGGCATTCAGGGCAAGATTGCTATGATGCCGGATAATGCACGCTATAAGCTACAAGAAACGCTCGGAAGAATTATTAACGAAGGATCAGGCGGATTAATCGCCATCATACTGTAA
- a CDS encoding 2Fe-2S iron-sulfur cluster-binding protein — MEQIITFLPDQKSIRLKAGVTLLNAARRAGVKITTRCDGKAACLMCKVRVDEDYAHALYPPTDAEKRKLGQLLEQGTRLACQAKVGASLSVHVPEDPLKAAIRKQLERQQQEDDDWF, encoded by the coding sequence ATGGAGCAGATCATTACATTTTTGCCTGATCAGAAAAGTATTCGTTTGAAAGCAGGCGTAACCTTACTGAATGCCGCACGCCGTGCAGGCGTAAAAATAACGACGCGTTGTGATGGGAAGGCGGCTTGCCTGATGTGTAAAGTGAGAGTCGATGAAGACTATGCCCATGCGTTGTACCCTCCGACCGATGCAGAGAAACGTAAACTGGGGCAGTTATTGGAACAAGGAACGAGACTGGCCTGCCAAGCCAAGGTCGGGGCTTCATTGTCTGTTCACGTGCCTGAAGATCCTCTCAAAGCCGCGATTCGTAAACAACTGGAGCGTCAGCAACAGGAAGATGATGACTGGTTCTAA
- a CDS encoding DUF2768 family protein gives MSAMDKMWLSLVAILIMGLSVFLITFARAKTKGIIRGVLSFIAFLIMLIGFFGGIASLT, from the coding sequence ATGAGCGCAATGGACAAGATGTGGCTGTCATTGGTTGCGATTCTGATTATGGGTTTATCTGTATTCCTGATTACGTTTGCTCGTGCCAAAACGAAAGGTATTATACGCGGGGTATTGTCCTTTATTGCATTTCTGATTATGTTAATTGGCTTTTTCGGCGGAATTGCATCTCTAACCTGA
- a CDS encoding stage VI sporulation protein F, which produces MGNNISKDALKAINKKTGKTITEGAVKKLASTVKPSTMQNEAQLRQLIKQVSAMAKVPVSEDTVQDIVSAVKKSGLNPNSMESLMKMMMKK; this is translated from the coding sequence ATGGGTAACAATATTTCTAAGGATGCACTGAAAGCGATCAACAAAAAAACAGGCAAAACGATTACGGAAGGTGCTGTCAAGAAATTGGCTAGCACAGTGAAACCATCCACGATGCAGAACGAAGCTCAGTTGCGCCAATTGATTAAGCAGGTATCCGCTATGGCGAAAGTTCCGGTGTCGGAAGATACGGTTCAGGATATTGTAAGTGCGGTCAAGAAGAGCGGATTGAACCCGAACAGCATGGAATCGCTTATGAAAATGATGATGAAAAAATAA
- a CDS encoding NAD(P)H-dependent glycerol-3-phosphate dehydrogenase has product MSKKVAVLVAGSWGTALASVLAANQLNVMMWTRGEEQAAEINEQHTNARFLPGAELSPLIRATTDMGAAVEGASAIVIVAPSSAMRAVAQQLKAHYKPEMLVIHATKGFETESLKRMSTVIAEELECEEGQVVVLSGPSHAEEVVKRCPTTVVVASLDKAAAESAQGLFMNAYFRVYTNRDMLGVELAGAFKNIIALGAGMSDGLQFGDNAKAALLTRGLAEITRIGVEMGANPLTFSGLAGIGDLVVTATSQHSRNWRAGSMLGQGKKLDDVLNSMGMVVEGIRTTQAAYFISQKYNVQMPIADQLYHVLFQERLPRDAVEALMGRDPKTEMEVMKLETWEQWHS; this is encoded by the coding sequence TTGTCTAAAAAAGTTGCTGTACTGGTTGCGGGCAGTTGGGGAACCGCTCTTGCCAGTGTGCTCGCTGCGAATCAGTTGAATGTAATGATGTGGACACGTGGGGAAGAACAGGCTGCTGAGATAAATGAACAGCATACGAATGCTCGCTTTCTCCCTGGTGCTGAACTGTCCCCGCTGATTCGGGCAACGACGGACATGGGTGCTGCGGTTGAAGGCGCATCAGCAATCGTCATTGTTGCACCTTCTTCAGCAATGAGAGCTGTGGCACAACAACTTAAGGCTCACTACAAGCCGGAAATGCTCGTTATTCACGCAACCAAAGGGTTTGAAACGGAGAGTCTGAAACGGATGTCAACCGTTATCGCCGAAGAGCTTGAATGTGAAGAAGGACAAGTCGTTGTCCTCTCAGGACCGAGTCATGCGGAAGAAGTAGTAAAGCGTTGCCCAACAACAGTAGTAGTCGCATCGCTGGACAAGGCTGCTGCTGAGTCAGCCCAAGGATTGTTTATGAATGCCTATTTCCGGGTGTATACGAACCGAGATATGCTTGGTGTTGAATTGGCAGGTGCCTTCAAAAATATCATTGCACTAGGTGCGGGAATGTCCGATGGACTTCAGTTTGGTGATAATGCTAAAGCGGCGTTATTAACACGTGGTCTTGCTGAGATTACACGCATTGGTGTGGAGATGGGTGCGAATCCACTGACGTTCTCTGGTTTGGCAGGGATCGGCGATCTGGTAGTTACAGCTACCAGTCAACACAGTCGAAACTGGAGAGCAGGCTCTATGCTGGGTCAAGGTAAGAAATTAGACGATGTTTTGAACTCAATGGGCATGGTGGTTGAGGGAATTCGTACTACACAGGCTGCTTATTTTATTTCACAAAAATATAATGTGCAGATGCCAATTGCGGATCAATTGTATCATGTCCTTTTTCAGGAGAGACTGCCACGAGATGCGGTTGAGGCTCTAATGGGTCGAGATCCCAAAACGGAGATGGAAGTTATGAAACTTGAAACTTGGGAACAATGGCACTCCTAA
- the plsY gene encoding glycerol-3-phosphate 1-O-acyltransferase PlsY, giving the protein MILQIAAIVLSYLLGSISFSVLLAKAIRGIDIRQHGSGNAGATNTLRILGKGPAILVLLLDVLKGIAAVWIGVWLSGGSEWIPAICGIAAIAGHNWPLYFRFRGGKGIATAIGVLATLSLVPALCAGVVAILSIVLTRYVSLGSLIFVALTPIFILVLPGYSMTIFWGSLIICLFAFWRHRTNIAKLAKGQENKLGSKNPGGGKRVV; this is encoded by the coding sequence GTGATTTTACAAATCGCAGCGATTGTACTGAGTTATCTACTCGGTTCAATCAGCTTTAGTGTCCTCCTTGCCAAGGCGATTCGGGGGATCGATATCCGTCAACATGGCAGCGGTAACGCAGGAGCTACGAATACGTTGCGTATTCTGGGGAAAGGGCCAGCTATTCTGGTTCTGCTCCTTGACGTGCTCAAAGGAATCGCTGCGGTATGGATTGGAGTTTGGCTTAGCGGCGGTTCGGAATGGATTCCAGCGATCTGTGGTATAGCAGCTATTGCAGGGCATAACTGGCCACTATACTTCCGTTTCCGCGGGGGAAAAGGAATTGCAACGGCAATTGGTGTACTTGCGACACTCTCTCTTGTTCCTGCATTGTGCGCCGGAGTTGTCGCAATCCTGTCCATCGTATTGACACGGTATGTTTCATTGGGGTCACTGATCTTTGTTGCATTGACACCTATCTTTATTCTTGTTTTACCCGGATATTCAATGACTATCTTCTGGGGAAGTCTGATTATTTGTCTGTTTGCATTCTGGAGACATCGTACCAATATTGCGAAGCTCGCCAAAGGACAGGAAAATAAATTGGGATCGAAAAACCCTGGAGGGGGAAAACGCGTTGTCTAA
- the der gene encoding ribosome biogenesis GTPase Der, which translates to MARPVVAIVGRPNVGKSTIFNRIIGDRLAIVEDKPGITRDRIYGIGEWNGKAFSIIDTGGIEIDGEDVIMKSIRMQAELAIEEADVIVFMCDAKAGITQSDEEVAEMLYRSGKPIVVAVNKVDNIGRSELIYEFYGFGFGDPIGVSGSHGTGVGDLLDAIVEKLPELEEETYDDDVIRVALIGRPNVGKSSLVNAILGEERVIVSDVAGTTRDAIDTPFEKDGQRYVLIDTAGMRKRGKVYETTEKYSVMRAMRAIERADVVLIVINGEEGIIEQDKHIAGYAFEAGKASLFVVNKWDVVDKTDKTMNEFEKKIRDHFLFMTYAPVVFLSAKTKQRLQKLLPVVQHVAQQHALRIQTHLLNDVVSDAVAINPPPTDKGRRMRINYVTQVAVKPPTMVIFVNDPELMHFSYERYLENKIRGAFDFEGTPIRIFTRKKSDES; encoded by the coding sequence ATGGCAAGACCCGTTGTGGCAATTGTCGGACGACCGAACGTGGGTAAATCCACTATATTTAATCGGATTATCGGCGACAGGCTGGCCATTGTGGAAGACAAGCCGGGCATTACCCGAGATCGGATTTATGGAATCGGTGAATGGAACGGCAAAGCATTCAGTATTATCGATACAGGTGGTATCGAGATTGACGGCGAGGACGTCATTATGAAATCCATCCGCATGCAGGCAGAACTTGCGATTGAAGAAGCGGATGTTATTGTATTTATGTGTGACGCCAAAGCGGGAATTACGCAATCAGATGAAGAAGTTGCAGAGATGCTGTACCGCTCAGGTAAGCCTATCGTTGTAGCCGTTAACAAAGTGGATAATATCGGGCGCAGCGAACTGATTTATGAGTTCTATGGTTTCGGGTTCGGTGATCCGATTGGGGTCTCAGGTAGCCATGGTACAGGCGTAGGTGATCTTCTCGATGCAATCGTGGAGAAGTTACCAGAACTTGAAGAAGAGACGTATGATGATGATGTTATTCGTGTAGCACTGATCGGCCGTCCGAATGTAGGTAAATCCTCACTTGTGAATGCGATCCTGGGCGAAGAGCGGGTTATTGTTAGTGATGTTGCGGGAACTACGCGTGATGCCATTGATACCCCGTTTGAAAAGGATGGTCAGCGTTACGTATTAATCGATACAGCAGGTATGCGCAAACGTGGTAAAGTGTACGAAACGACCGAGAAGTATAGCGTTATGCGTGCGATGCGTGCTATTGAACGTGCCGATGTTGTTTTGATTGTCATTAATGGTGAAGAAGGCATTATTGAACAAGACAAGCATATTGCCGGTTATGCATTTGAAGCGGGCAAAGCTTCACTGTTTGTAGTAAACAAATGGGATGTTGTGGACAAAACAGATAAGACCATGAATGAATTTGAGAAAAAAATTCGGGATCACTTCTTGTTTATGACATATGCTCCCGTGGTCTTTTTGTCAGCCAAAACAAAACAACGCTTACAAAAATTGCTACCGGTTGTTCAACATGTGGCTCAGCAGCATGCACTACGCATTCAGACACATCTGCTTAATGATGTCGTATCTGACGCTGTTGCGATCAATCCACCACCAACGGATAAAGGTCGCAGAATGAGAATTAACTATGTAACACAGGTAGCGGTTAAACCACCAACAATGGTTATTTTCGTAAACGACCCAGAGTTGATGCACTTCTCATATGAGCGGTACCTGGAGAATAAAATCCGTGGTGCGTTCGACTTTGAAGGTACGCCAATTCGTATATTTACTCGGAAGAAGTCCGACGAAAGTTAG